The following proteins come from a genomic window of Halorussus halophilus:
- a CDS encoding MTH865 family protein: MADEETKAELRQQFHDAFEGADYPISNPMDLVPALPNGPGTRFEAGDVSFTAMELATKLSDAQDFPYDDVDTFVDDVMTGLEQKDML, from the coding sequence ATGGCAGACGAAGAAACCAAGGCAGAACTCCGCCAGCAGTTCCACGACGCGTTCGAAGGTGCCGACTACCCTATCAGCAACCCGATGGACCTCGTCCCCGCGCTCCCGAACGGACCGGGAACGCGCTTCGAGGCCGGCGACGTGAGCTTCACCGCCATGGAACTGGCGACGAAGCTCTCGGACGCACAGGACTTCCCGTACGACGACGTCGATACCTTCGTCGACGACGTGATGACGGGCCTCGAACAGAAAGATATGCTCTGA